GGCCTGCGCGGAGGGGGCCGCGAGGAGGGTGACGGCAGCCGAGACGACGAGCGCCGCGCGGACGAAGAGCTGCATGACGACTCCAGGGAGATTGCGAGGGGGCTCGCTCGGGATGCGAGGTGACAGCCACGGTAGCAGCTCACGATTGGCACCGCCTCTCGGGGGTCTGGTGTCAGCTGCCCAACCCCGTGGGTCCAGTCCGCCCCGGCAGGCGTCAGACCGCGAGCGCAGTGAACTGTTCGCTGGCGCGCCGCGCCCGTGAGCGGCTGAACACCTGCTCGCGGCCCGCTCCGTCACAGTGTGATGGCTCGGGTTACATGCGGCTGGCGTCCACCGGGGAGTCGAGACCTCCATCACCTCGTCGATTCGTGGAGTTGCAGCGGAGGACACCCTGGCCTGGGGCTTGCTCGACACGGGGTCGTTCCGGACTGCCGTCGCGGCACGCTCCCCTCCGAGGTCCGTCATGCGCCGAACCGTCTCCTTCCTCGCGAGCCTTGTCACGCTCGCGGCCTGCGTCTCCGAGCCGAAGCGGCTGCCCTCGGCAGTGGACCCGTCCAGCCCCGATGCGCCCGAGGCGCCCCTTGCCGCCCTGCCGGGCACGCTCGCGGCGCCCCCTCCTCCCCCTCCCCGTCCGCTCGCGACGCAGCAGGATGCGGGCACGCGCTCCGAGCCTTCGAGCACGGGGCATGCGGGACACGGACAGCCTGGCAGCGCGGCTCCGGCGCGAGGCCGCGACGCGGGCACCGCCATGTACGTCTGTCCGATGCACCCGGAGGTCCGCTCCGACAAGCCCGGCACCTGCCCCAAGTGCGGAATGAAGCTGGTGCCGGAGACGCCGCGGGACGGGGGCGCGCAGGAGCCCGGCACCGGAGGGCATGAGCACGGCCACGGAGCTCAGCCGTGAGGGTGCATGCCCTCGGCCTCGCGGCGCTGCTCGCGAGCGGCTGCGCCTCCATCCAGAAGGAGCGCGGCCATGCCGAGGTGACCTCGCTCGTCGAGGAGCGGCTGGGCCGCAAGACGCGGTGGAACCAGGGGAGGCCCGAGGACGCGGAGGTGGCCCGGCACCTGGACACGCTGCTGGCGGAGGACCTCACCTCCGACCGCGCCGTGGAGGTGGCCCTGCTCAACAACCCCGCGCTCCAGGGCACCTACGAGGACCTGGGCGTGTCCCAGGCGGACATGGTGCAGGCCGGGCTGCTGAGCAATCCGACGCTCGAAGGGAGCATCGGCTTTCCCATCTCCGGGCGCGGCGTCTCCGAGCACGAGTTCTCGCTGGTCCAGTCGTTCCTGGACCTGTTCACGCTGCCGCTGCGAAAGCGCGTCGCGCAGGAGCAGTTCGTGGCCGACACGCTGCGCGTGGCCCACGAGACGCTGGCCACCGCGGCCGAGGTGCGCAAGACGTTCAGCGAGGTGCAGGCGCGCCAGCAGCTCGTGGAGCTGCGCCGCATGGTGCTCCAGGCGGCGGAGGCGGCGGCGGAGCTGACCACCCGGCTGCATGAGGCGGGCAACATCACCGAGCTGGACCTGGCCACGGAGCGTGCCGCCGCCGAGCAGGCCCGGCTCGACC
This DNA window, taken from Pyxidicoccus xibeiensis, encodes the following:
- a CDS encoding heavy metal-binding domain-containing protein, which translates into the protein MRRTVSFLASLVTLAACVSEPKRLPSAVDPSSPDAPEAPLAALPGTLAAPPPPPPRPLATQQDAGTRSEPSSTGHAGHGQPGSAAPARGRDAGTAMYVCPMHPEVRSDKPGTCPKCGMKLVPETPRDGGAQEPGTGGHEHGHGAQP